Proteins encoded by one window of Flexibacter flexilis DSM 6793:
- a CDS encoding ATP-dependent Clp protease ATP-binding subunit, with amino-acid sequence MEAKFSNRVKEVISLSREEALRLGHEYIGSEHLLLGMIREGEGIAISLLKKLGADLDEVRMAIEHATKGTATGNVKNLESIPLTRQSEKVLKLTYLEARSYKSEIIGTEHLLLSILRDADSVASQILARFDINYEGVREVLGPLPNRPTAGHDAGDDDDDSSRTFGGGSGNKDTSKAAGAEKSRTPVLDNFGRDLTKAAEEGKLDPIVGREKEIERVAQILSRRKKNNPILIGEPGVGKTAIAEGLALRIIQKKVSRVLFGKRVITLDLASLVAGTKYRGQFEERMKAVMNELEKSPEVILFIDEIHTIVGAGGASGSLDASNMFKPALARGDIQCIGATTLDEYRQYIEKDGALARRFQMVMVDATTPEETVQILDNIKEKYESHHHVNYTPEAIEACVKLSDRYISDRFLPDKAIDVLDEAGARVHINNIHVPDDIVELEAQIEDVKKEKNRVVKSQKYEEAAALRDKEKRLNESLESAKSRWEEETRSKRYTVNEENVAEVIGMMTGIPTNRIAQTEGQKLLSMGKDLKGKVIGQDEAIAKLVKAIQRTRVGLKDPKKPIGSFVFLGPTGVGKTELAKVLATYLFDKEDALVRIDMSEYMEKFSVSRLVGAPPGYVGYEEGGQLTEKIRRKPYSVVLLDEIEKAHPDVFNILLQVLDDGILTDGLGRRVDFRNTIIIMTSNIGIRELKDFGTGIGFSTKAKADNVDTEMKNTIQNALRKAFSPEFLNRLDDVIIFNSLQREHIHQIIDISLSKLFGRITSMGYNIELTEKAKDFIAEKGYDQQFGARPLNRAIQKYLEDPIAEEILKGEVQMGDTLLADHAEGEEGLTVTVKKPATEV; translated from the coding sequence ATGGAAGCAAAATTTTCAAACCGCGTAAAAGAGGTAATTTCTCTGAGCAGAGAAGAAGCCTTACGACTCGGTCACGAATACATCGGCTCAGAACATTTATTGTTAGGTATGATTCGTGAAGGAGAAGGCATTGCCATTTCCCTACTTAAAAAATTGGGCGCAGACCTTGATGAGGTGCGAATGGCCATCGAACACGCCACCAAAGGCACGGCCACAGGCAATGTGAAAAATTTGGAGAGTATTCCCCTTACTCGTCAGTCCGAAAAAGTGCTGAAACTCACTTATTTGGAGGCGCGTAGCTATAAGAGCGAAATCATTGGCACAGAGCATTTGCTTTTGTCTATTCTGCGCGATGCCGACAGCGTAGCCAGCCAGATTTTAGCTCGTTTTGATATTAATTATGAAGGTGTGCGCGAAGTGTTAGGCCCCTTGCCCAACCGCCCAACCGCAGGCCACGATGCAGGCGACGACGATGACGATAGTTCTCGTACGTTCGGAGGCGGTAGCGGAAATAAAGACACAAGCAAAGCAGCAGGCGCAGAGAAATCTCGTACGCCAGTGCTCGACAACTTTGGCCGCGACCTTACCAAAGCCGCTGAAGAAGGCAAACTTGATCCAATTGTTGGCCGCGAAAAAGAAATTGAGCGTGTAGCCCAAATCCTTAGCCGCCGCAAAAAGAACAACCCAATTTTGATTGGTGAACCTGGTGTGGGTAAAACTGCCATCGCCGAAGGTTTGGCCTTGCGTATTATCCAAAAGAAAGTAAGCCGCGTGCTTTTTGGCAAACGCGTGATTACCTTAGATCTTGCGTCTTTGGTGGCTGGTACGAAATACAGAGGCCAGTTTGAAGAGCGCATGAAAGCCGTCATGAACGAGCTTGAAAAGTCGCCAGAAGTGATTTTGTTCATCGACGAAATCCATACGATTGTGGGTGCGGGTGGTGCTTCTGGTTCGCTGGACGCTTCCAATATGTTCAAACCTGCTTTAGCACGGGGCGACATCCAATGTATCGGGGCTACAACCCTCGACGAATACCGCCAATACATCGAAAAAGATGGCGCGTTGGCGCGTCGTTTCCAAATGGTAATGGTAGATGCCACAACGCCAGAGGAAACAGTACAAATTCTTGACAACATTAAAGAAAAATACGAAAGCCATCACCACGTAAACTATACGCCAGAAGCGATAGAGGCTTGTGTGAAACTTTCTGACCGCTATATTTCCGACCGTTTCTTGCCAGATAAGGCCATTGACGTACTCGACGAAGCGGGCGCACGCGTGCATATCAACAACATTCATGTTCCTGATGATATTGTGGAATTAGAAGCCCAAATCGAAGACGTGAAAAAAGAGAAAAACCGTGTCGTAAAAAGCCAAAAATACGAAGAAGCTGCCGCCTTGCGCGACAAGGAAAAACGCCTGAACGAAAGTTTGGAATCGGCTAAATCTCGTTGGGAAGAAGAAACGCGCTCAAAACGCTATACCGTAAACGAAGAAAACGTAGCGGAAGTAATTGGCATGATGACGGGTATCCCGACCAACCGTATTGCGCAAACCGAAGGCCAAAAACTATTGTCGATGGGCAAAGACCTAAAAGGCAAAGTAATCGGTCAGGACGAGGCGATTGCCAAACTCGTAAAAGCAATCCAACGCACGCGCGTAGGCTTGAAAGATCCCAAAAAACCAATTGGTTCGTTTGTGTTCTTAGGCCCAACGGGTGTTGGTAAAACGGAGTTGGCGAAAGTATTGGCGACGTATTTGTTTGATAAAGAAGATGCGTTGGTGCGTATCGACATGAGCGAATATATGGAAAAATTCTCCGTATCGCGCTTGGTGGGTGCGCCTCCCGGATACGTTGGTTACGAAGAAGGCGGACAACTTACGGAGAAAATTCGCCGCAAACCGTACAGCGTGGTGTTGCTCGACGAGATTGAGAAAGCACACCCAGACGTATTCAATATCTTGTTACAAGTGCTCGACGACGGTATTTTGACCGATGGTTTAGGTCGCCGCGTGGATTTCCGTAACACGATTATCATTATGACTTCAAACATTGGTATTCGTGAGCTGAAAGACTTTGGTACGGGTATTGGTTTCTCTACCAAAGCCAAAGCCGACAACGTGGATACGGAAATGAAGAATACAATTCAAAATGCTTTGCGTAAGGCTTTCTCTCCTGAGTTCCTCAACCGCTTAGACGATGTGATTATCTTCAATTCGTTGCAACGTGAACATATTCACCAAATCATTGACATTAGCTTGAGCAAATTGTTTGGCCGTATTACTTCAATGGGCTATAACATTGAGCTTACCGAAAAGGCAAAAGATTTTATTGCTGAAAAAGGCTATGACCAACAGTTTGGCGCACGTCCGCTCAACCGCGCGATTCAGAAATACCTCGAAGATCCAATCGCAGAGGAAATCCTGAAAGGCGAAGTACAAATGGGCGATACGCTTTTGGCAGACCATGCCGAAGGTGAAGAAGGCTTAACCGTTACGGTAAAAAAACCTGCTACCGAAGTATAA
- a CDS encoding T9SS type A sorting domain-containing protein: protein TTYFWRVRSKNGSNISPFSEVFSFTTLTPLAAPTLISPANNAVNQLTNLTFDWSDVTGAAEYEYQYSNNSNFTAAITGTVTASQASITGLDNATTYFWRVRSKNGSNISPFSEVFSFTTLTPLAAPTLISPANNAVNQTTNLTFDWADVTGAAEYEYQYSTNSNFTAAITGTVTASQASITGLDNATTYFWRVRSKNGSNISPFSEVFSFTTLTPLSAPTLISPANNAVNQTTNLIFDWSDVTGAAEYEYQYSNNSNFTAAITGTVAASQASITGLDNATTYFWRVRSKNGNTISEYSSVFSFTTDSNIGVNPAIAAQISIWPVPATEVINIKTEENQAFNYLMYDAAGKVVAKGNAQNSVSIKVADLAAGVYQLRLQTANNVVVRKISVIR from the coding sequence GACCACTTACTTCTGGCGTGTGCGCAGCAAAAACGGTAGCAATATTTCACCTTTCAGTGAGGTATTTAGTTTTACAACACTTACGCCATTGGCTGCCCCAACGCTTATTTCTCCTGCCAACAACGCTGTAAATCAATTGACTAATCTTACTTTTGATTGGTCGGACGTAACAGGTGCCGCAGAATACGAGTACCAATACAGCAACAACAGCAACTTTACTGCCGCCATCACGGGAACGGTTACCGCCTCACAAGCAAGCATCACTGGGCTTGACAATGCAACCACTTACTTCTGGCGTGTGCGCAGCAAAAACGGTAGCAATATTTCACCTTTCAGTGAGGTATTTAGTTTTACAACACTTACGCCATTGGCTGCCCCAACGCTTATTTCTCCTGCCAACAACGCTGTAAATCAAACGACTAACCTAACTTTCGATTGGGCAGATGTAACAGGGGCAGCAGAATACGAGTACCAATACAGCACCAATAGCAACTTTACTGCCGCCATCACGGGAACGGTTACCGCCTCACAAGCAAGCATCACTGGGCTTGACAATGCAACCACTTACTTCTGGCGTGTGCGCAGCAAAAACGGTAGCAATATTTCACCTTTCAGTGAGGTATTTAGTTTTACAACACTTACGCCGCTTTCGGCTCCAACACTCATTTCGCCTGCTAATAACGCTGTAAATCAAACGACTAACCTTATTTTTGATTGGTCGGATGTAACAGGTGCCGCAGAATACGAGTACCAATACAGCAACAACAGCAACTTTACTGCCGCCATCACAGGAACCGTAGCTGCTTCACAAGCAAGCATCACTGGGCTTGACAATGCAACCACTTACTTCTGGCGTGTGCGCAGCAAAAACGGAAATACAATATCTGAGTACAGCAGTGTTTTTAGTTTTACGACAGACTCCAACATTGGCGTAAACCCAGCCATCGCCGCGCAAATTAGCATTTGGCCAGTGCCTGCAACGGAAGTCATTAACATCAAAACAGAAGAAAATCAAGCGTTTAACTATTTGATGTACGATGCAGCGGGCAAAGTGGTAGCAAAAGGAAACGCCCAAAACTCGGTAAGTATTAAAGTTGCAGACCTTGCCGCAGGCGTTTACCAACTACGACTACAAACAGCCAATAACGTCGTGGTTCGCAAAATTTCGGTGATTCGATAA
- the alaS gene encoding alanine--tRNA ligase, translated as MLDSKTIRQQFLDFFQEKGHQIVPSAPLVLKNDPTLMFTNSGMAQFKDYFLGNKVAPFKRVADTQKCLRVSGKHNDLEEVGHDTYHHTMFEMLGNWSFGDYFKKEAIEWSWELLTEVYKLPKDRLYATVFEGDAKDNMPQDSEALALWKQYLPDDHILFGNKKDNFWEMGETGPCGPCSEIHIDLRDASEIAKMPGRDLVNNDHPQVVEIWNNVFMQFQRMADGSLQPLPDRHVDTGMGFERLCMAIQGKQSNYDTDVFQPTIQFIAAKSGKKYGENRQTDVAMRVLADHIRAIAFTVADGQLPSNNKAGYVIRRILRRAVRYGYTFLGFKEPFLHTLVPLLADQFSGVFPELKAQQDFVAKVIQEEEAAFLRTLEVGLRKLDEIVKSGVQTIEGKVVFELYDTFGFPLDLTALIARENGLVIDEVGFQAEMAAQKARSRNAATTEAGDWVILLEDEESEFVGYDYMQTNARVIKYRAVTTKNKKQFQIVLDRTPFYGESGGQVGDSGTLAVVLADGSVKNIRISDTKKENDLIVHLSEDAAVESVFSADYQSITATINQAARLQTACNHSATHLLHAAMKEVLGSHVNQKGSLVNPEVLRFDFSHFAKVTDEELAKIEAIVNTRIRENIALNERRNVPIEEAKNMGAMALFGEKYGDFVRVITFNPAFSVELCGGTHVAATGQIGLCKITAESSVAAGVRRIEAVTGVAAEALVSAQFNLLQELKDTLKATDLRKSVSDLLEEKTKLTKQLEALQNEKTQQIKQEILAKIENKNGVNFAAEKVALPTADAMRQLAFEVRQKVENLFLVLAAEVDGKPQIAVILSDNLVADKGLDASKIVRELAKNIQGGGGGQAFFATAGGKNTAGLAAVVTQAATLV; from the coding sequence ATGCTTGACTCCAAGACCATCAGACAACAGTTCCTTGATTTCTTTCAAGAAAAAGGACACCAAATCGTGCCATCTGCGCCGCTTGTGCTAAAAAATGACCCTACGCTTATGTTTACCAATTCGGGCATGGCGCAATTCAAAGACTATTTTTTGGGCAATAAAGTAGCTCCTTTCAAGCGCGTTGCCGACACACAAAAATGTTTGCGCGTGTCTGGTAAACACAACGATTTGGAGGAAGTTGGCCACGATACTTACCACCATACCATGTTCGAGATGTTGGGCAACTGGTCTTTTGGTGATTATTTCAAGAAAGAAGCCATCGAATGGTCGTGGGAATTGCTCACCGAAGTTTATAAATTGCCTAAAGACCGCCTGTATGCCACTGTGTTTGAGGGCGATGCAAAAGATAACATGCCTCAAGATTCGGAGGCGTTGGCACTTTGGAAACAATATTTACCCGACGATCATATTTTGTTCGGCAACAAAAAAGATAACTTCTGGGAAATGGGAGAAACAGGTCCTTGCGGTCCTTGCTCAGAAATTCATATCGACTTGCGCGACGCGTCAGAAATTGCCAAAATGCCAGGCCGCGACTTAGTGAACAACGACCACCCGCAAGTAGTCGAGATTTGGAACAACGTATTCATGCAATTCCAACGCATGGCCGACGGCAGCCTCCAACCGCTTCCAGACCGCCACGTGGACACGGGCATGGGTTTTGAACGTTTGTGTATGGCCATTCAGGGCAAACAATCCAACTACGACACGGATGTTTTTCAGCCAACTATTCAGTTTATTGCCGCCAAATCAGGTAAAAAATATGGCGAAAATCGCCAAACGGACGTTGCTATGCGCGTTTTGGCCGACCACATTCGCGCCATAGCCTTCACGGTAGCCGACGGACAATTGCCTTCCAACAACAAAGCGGGTTATGTGATTCGTCGCATTTTGCGCCGCGCCGTGCGTTACGGTTACACGTTTTTGGGCTTCAAAGAACCGTTTTTGCATACGCTTGTGCCCTTGTTGGCCGACCAGTTTAGCGGTGTTTTCCCTGAGCTAAAAGCGCAACAAGATTTTGTAGCAAAAGTAATTCAGGAAGAAGAAGCGGCGTTTTTGCGCACCTTGGAAGTGGGCTTGCGCAAGCTCGACGAAATCGTGAAAAGTGGCGTACAAACCATCGAAGGCAAAGTAGTTTTTGAATTGTACGATACGTTCGGTTTCCCGCTCGACCTTACTGCGCTGATTGCTCGCGAAAATGGTTTGGTGATAGATGAGGTTGGTTTTCAGGCAGAAATGGCCGCACAAAAGGCGCGTTCTCGCAATGCAGCCACTACCGAAGCTGGCGACTGGGTTATTTTGCTCGAAGACGAAGAAAGCGAATTTGTAGGCTACGATTATATGCAAACCAACGCCCGCGTAATCAAATACCGCGCCGTTACGACTAAAAATAAAAAGCAATTCCAAATCGTATTGGACCGCACGCCGTTTTATGGCGAAAGTGGCGGACAGGTTGGCGATTCGGGCACGTTGGCCGTAGTGTTGGCCGATGGTTCGGTGAAAAATATCCGCATTTCGGACACCAAAAAAGAAAACGATTTGATTGTACATTTGTCGGAAGATGCCGCCGTAGAATCGGTATTTTCTGCTGATTATCAATCAATAACAGCCACTATCAACCAGGCAGCACGTTTGCAAACAGCTTGCAATCACTCGGCAACGCACTTGTTACACGCAGCCATGAAAGAAGTGTTGGGCAGCCACGTAAACCAAAAAGGTTCGTTGGTGAATCCTGAAGTTTTGCGTTTCGACTTTTCACATTTTGCCAAAGTTACGGACGAGGAATTGGCCAAAATTGAAGCGATTGTCAATACGCGTATTCGCGAAAATATTGCCCTCAACGAACGCCGTAATGTGCCAATCGAAGAGGCTAAAAATATGGGCGCAATGGCTCTTTTTGGTGAAAAATATGGCGATTTTGTACGTGTAATTACCTTCAATCCAGCGTTTTCGGTGGAATTGTGTGGCGGTACGCACGTGGCGGCTACTGGCCAAATCGGTTTGTGCAAAATCACGGCGGAAAGCTCAGTGGCGGCTGGTGTTCGTCGTATTGAGGCCGTGACGGGTGTTGCGGCGGAGGCTTTGGTTTCGGCACAATTCAATTTGTTGCAAGAACTAAAAGACACGCTCAAAGCCACAGACTTGCGCAAGAGCGTAAGCGATTTGTTGGAAGAAAAAACAAAACTTACCAAGCAGTTGGAAGCGTTGCAAAACGAGAAAACACAGCAAATCAAACAAGAGATTTTGGCTAAAATCGAAAATAAAAACGGCGTGAATTTCGCAGCCGAAAAAGTAGCTTTGCCGACGGCAGATGCCATGCGCCAATTGGCTTTTGAGGTTCGCCAAAAAGTAGAAAACTTGTTCCTTGTGTTGGCGGCAGAAGTGGACGGCAAACCACAAATTGCCGTGATTTTGTCGGATAACTTGGTGGCTGACAAAGGTTTGGATGCTTCTAAAATCGTGCGCGAATTGGCCAAAAACATTCAAGGCGGCGGCGGCGGACAAGCGTTTTTCGCGACGGCTGGCGGTAAAAATACGGCTGGTTTGGCGGCGGTAGTTACGCAAGCGGCTACGTTGGTTTAG
- a CDS encoding YceI family protein — MTTKNIVLSLVAVVASLTFAFAGKPTTYKADVKKTTLVWLGKKVTGEHTGNVSLASGSLQVDGKAVTGGSFEIDMNSITCTDLTDADYNAKLVGHLKADDFFGVAKFAKASFATTSVKAVKGNEYEVTGKLTIKGITQEVKFPATITVNGNTATAKGKITVNRTKFDIKYGSGSFFSDLGDKTISDDFTIDLNLVATK, encoded by the coding sequence ATGACAACAAAAAACATCGTGCTTAGCTTAGTGGCCGTAGTTGCCTCGCTAACATTCGCCTTCGCTGGTAAACCAACAACTTACAAAGCTGACGTTAAAAAAACTACGTTGGTATGGCTTGGTAAAAAAGTAACTGGTGAGCACACTGGTAACGTATCTTTGGCTTCTGGTTCTTTGCAAGTAGATGGCAAAGCAGTAACTGGTGGTTCTTTCGAAATCGACATGAACTCAATCACTTGTACTGACCTTACAGACGCTGACTACAACGCTAAATTGGTTGGCCACTTGAAAGCTGATGATTTCTTTGGTGTTGCTAAATTTGCTAAAGCATCTTTCGCTACAACAAGCGTTAAAGCTGTAAAAGGTAACGAGTACGAAGTAACTGGTAAATTGACTATCAAAGGCATTACGCAAGAAGTAAAATTCCCTGCTACTATCACTGTAAATGGCAATACTGCGACTGCTAAAGGTAAAATCACTGTAAACCGTACTAAATTTGACATCAAATATGGTTCTGGTAGCTTCTTCTCTGATTTGGGCGACAAAACTATCAGCGATGACTTCACTATCGACCTTAACTTGGTAGCTACTAAGTAA
- a CDS encoding Lrp/AsnC ligand binding domain-containing protein, with product MNPNLEIDNIDLKILSLLMEDANMPYTEIAKRVYVSGGTVHVRMKKMEEMGIVTGAQLKIDHSKLGYDIIAFLGIYLEKSSMYHEVASQLSNIPEIVSIHYTTGMYGIFAKVICKDTKHLRAVLHDKIQKVQGIQRTETSIVLEESVERSVKLEI from the coding sequence ATGAACCCAAATTTAGAAATTGATAATATAGACCTCAAAATTCTGTCATTGTTGATGGAAGATGCGAATATGCCATACACGGAAATCGCAAAACGTGTGTACGTATCGGGTGGGACAGTCCATGTTCGCATGAAAAAAATGGAAGAAATGGGTATTGTTACGGGCGCACAGCTCAAAATAGACCATTCCAAACTTGGCTACGATATTATCGCGTTTTTGGGCATTTACTTGGAAAAGAGCTCCATGTATCATGAGGTGGCCAGCCAGCTATCGAATATTCCCGAAATCGTGAGTATTCACTACACTACTGGTATGTACGGTATCTTTGCGAAGGTAATTTGCAAGGACACTAAACACCTACGCGCTGTTTTGCACGATAAGATACAAAAGGTGCAAGGCATTCAGCGCACGGAAACTTCTATTGTTCTGGAAGAAAGCGTAGAACGTTCCGTAAAACTTGAAATCTAA
- a CDS encoding aspartate kinase: MKVLKFGGTSVGKPERMHSIAQLIDQPEPLVVVLSALSGTTNALVAIGHALEHQDKQAATHKTDELYKHYQHFIAMLYTTADGKQHGETIINEHFNTIRRVIQQGHYSATEERILLAQGELLSTRMFHAYLQEQGRDAVLLPALSFMKIDSDNEPILSFIEENLANEIQKAGQHRLYITQGYICRNAFGEIDNLKRGGSDYSASLIGAALRSSEVQIWTDIDGMHNNDPRIVRRTFPIAELTFDEAAELAYFGAKILHPSSVWPAQKFSIPVRLLNTMQPEAKGTTILNTSNYDKPVKAIAAKDGLTAIKIKSSRMLLAYGFLNKVFAVFERYKTPVDVITTSEVAVSVTIDNASKLSAIVQELQAFGTVETDQDLSIICIVGNIGSSNQVVISQVFKALDGVPVRMVSFGGSEHNISIVIPSAFRNQALEQLNEALFDWES; this comes from the coding sequence ATGAAAGTTTTAAAATTTGGTGGTACGTCTGTCGGCAAACCCGAACGTATGCACAGCATCGCCCAACTCATTGACCAACCCGAACCGCTTGTAGTTGTTCTATCGGCACTTTCTGGCACGACCAACGCCTTAGTTGCCATCGGCCACGCCCTCGAACACCAAGACAAACAAGCCGCCACCCACAAAACCGATGAGTTGTATAAGCACTATCAGCACTTTATCGCGATGCTTTACACCACTGCCGACGGCAAACAACACGGCGAAACCATCATCAACGAACATTTCAACACGATTCGCCGCGTAATCCAACAAGGCCACTACTCGGCCACCGAAGAGCGTATTTTGCTCGCGCAAGGCGAATTGCTTTCTACGCGTATGTTCCATGCCTATTTGCAAGAGCAAGGCCGCGACGCTGTGCTATTGCCTGCCCTTTCGTTTATGAAAATCGACAGCGACAACGAACCGATTCTTTCTTTTATCGAAGAAAATTTGGCCAACGAAATCCAGAAAGCAGGCCAGCACCGCCTTTATATTACGCAAGGCTACATTTGCCGCAATGCTTTCGGGGAAATAGACAACCTCAAACGTGGTGGTAGTGATTATTCGGCTTCGTTGATTGGGGCGGCGTTGCGTAGTTCGGAAGTGCAAATCTGGACGGACATCGACGGAATGCACAACAACGACCCGCGCATCGTGCGCCGCACCTTCCCCATCGCCGAACTTACCTTTGACGAGGCGGCGGAACTGGCTTATTTCGGGGCAAAAATTCTGCACCCGTCCAGCGTTTGGCCTGCGCAAAAATTTAGTATTCCTGTGCGCCTGCTCAACACCATGCAGCCCGAGGCCAAAGGCACTACGATTCTGAACACCAGCAACTACGACAAACCCGTAAAAGCCATTGCGGCCAAAGACGGCTTGACGGCCATCAAAATCAAATCGAGCCGCATGTTATTGGCCTACGGATTTTTGAATAAAGTATTTGCCGTGTTCGAACGCTACAAAACGCCTGTGGACGTAATTACCACGTCGGAAGTAGCCGTATCGGTTACCATCGACAACGCGTCCAAACTTTCGGCCATTGTGCAAGAACTTCAGGCTTTCGGGACGGTGGAAACCGACCAAGATTTGAGCATTATTTGTATTGTGGGAAATATTGGAAGCTCTAACCAAGTGGTCATCAGTCAAGTATTTAAAGCCCTTGACGGCGTGCCCGTGCGTATGGTTTCGTTTGGTGGCAGCGAACATAATATTTCTATCGTGATTCCGTCGGCCTTCCGCAACCAAGCCCTTGAGCAACTCAACGAAGCATTATTTGATTGGGAATCATAA